The Streptomyces rimosus genomic interval GTTAATCGGAATACTCGACACCGCGCATTGGCATGGACGCGACTTCCTGCGGCAGGCTGCGCAGGCGACTCCCGTTCCGTGTCTGTTCCTCACGTCCTCCGGGCACGCGGCCCCCCACATACCGCGGCCCATCCCCCCACGGGAGGCTTTGAGTTGAAGCACCGACGGATTCCTCAGCGGCGCGCGGTCCTGGCCGGCGCGGGAGCCCTGGCTCTCGCGACCACCGCCACCCTCTCCCTGGCCAGCGCCAACGCGGCGGACGGCCCGGCCGTGAAGCAGCTGACGCCCGCCGCGGCCACCGCACTCGCATCCCAGCTCAGCGGCCACGCGGCCGGTTCGTACTACGACGCACGGGCCAAGAAGCTGGTGGTCAACGTCGTCGACCGGAAGGCGGCCGACGCCGTACGGGCCAAGGGCGCCGAGGCCAGAATGGTCCGGCACAGCCTCGCCCAGCTCGACGCGGCCCGCGCGACGCTCAAGCAGCGGGCCACCATCCCCGGCACCGCATGGGCCATGGACCCGCGGGCCAACAAGGTCGTCGTCACCGCCGACCGCACGGTCTCGGGCGCCAAGCTCGACAAACTGAACAAGGTCGTCAAGAGCCTCGGCAGCAAGGCCGAGCTGCGCCGCACCGCGGCGAAGTTCACCCCGTTCATCGCCGGCGGCGACGCGATCTGGGGGAGCAGCTCGCGCTGCTCGCTCGGCTTCAACGTCACCAAGGGCGGCCAGCCGTACTTCCTGACGGCCGGCCACTGCGGCAACGCCGTCAAGTCCTGGTCCGACAAGCAGGGCGGCCAGGAGATCGCCGGCACCGAGGACTCCAAGTTCCCGGGCAACGACTACGCCATCGCCAAGTACACCGCGGACACCGCCCACCCGAGCGAGGTGAACACCTACGGCGGCGCCCCGCAGAAGATCACCAAGGCGGCCGAGGCCACCGTCGGTCAGAAGGTCAAGCGCAGCGGCAGCACCACCCATGTGCACGACGGCACGGTCAAGGCACTCGACGCCAGCGTCAACTACCAGGAAGGCACGGTCGAAGGGCTGATCCAGACCGATGTCTGCGCCGAGCCCGGCGACAGCGGAGGCGCGCTGTACGACGGTGAGTCGGC includes:
- a CDS encoding S1 family peptidase — protein: MKHRRIPQRRAVLAGAGALALATTATLSLASANAADGPAVKQLTPAAATALASQLSGHAAGSYYDARAKKLVVNVVDRKAADAVRAKGAEARMVRHSLAQLDAARATLKQRATIPGTAWAMDPRANKVVVTADRTVSGAKLDKLNKVVKSLGSKAELRRTAAKFTPFIAGGDAIWGSSSRCSLGFNVTKGGQPYFLTAGHCGNAVKSWSDKQGGQEIAGTEDSKFPGNDYAIAKYTADTAHPSEVNTYGGAPQKITKAAEATVGQKVKRSGSTTHVHDGTVKALDASVNYQEGTVEGLIQTDVCAEPGDSGGALYDGESALGLTSGGSGNCSSGGETYFQPVPAALKAVGAQIG